One window of the Micromonas commoda chromosome 11, complete sequence genome contains the following:
- a CDS encoding predicted protein — protein sequence MAETAGDANPAASSGAVAEDDGDVAFLEAARSAAAASLEKRRAHLRAREARARSATVATRAPNLGSIDESRVVNGDGRTDTIAGASNASGVARKVVARASGGVDRLAGTPASHRRGDGNENARDDGKNASKTALGDDVSPALVRGREGARAVVDGSDPIGVTAVFIETDRVSAGGAFETIFCGYADGSIRRFHRPAPASETVGNARGKTTRAGWTELDAVHAPEPWNDAAGSVRIIKRVGSGRAGKADDEGGGGRLFAAFDNGSWVRFEMTRGQWRLVETPVLGPHPDFANAFRLRPQLRGNKWVSKRARCLAMCHVDTRDGTDGVLYLSSPVHGEHCVYRWEIPRAVCDVVAEAEAEANASASVEPPSTPEHKTAVGDVTQCAPAKEPSVATADDPGAWERFKLDVWGVATKMDRHADAVAAIAPFPALGPDACVTGGNDGLVCVWSNVLNTRVGGETGDSHDAPLYPACAVNASAAVRAIAVAPDASTVFTAGSDRNVQAWAVHRKHRKGHGADVRLVYTRSFAGGHEGFVTALAVLPGRGAAGQRSRCDFLLSGSEGGTKGDLFVPGDGGVKVWRVADGAEVQTADTMKKEGTCEALVVRTDRDGGAIGVLRGGGDGAVVEWDVEWGVGSGNRRDFPRGFLTQ from the coding sequence ATGGCCGAGACGGCCGGTGACGCGAATCCCGCGGCGTCATcaggcgccgtcgccgaggacgatggcgacgtggCGTTCCTCgaagccgcgaggagcgccgcggccgcgtcgctcgagaaACGCCGTGCGCAtctgcgcgcccgcgaggcacgcgcgcgatccgccaccgtcgcgacgcgcgccccgaaCCTCGGGAGCATCGACGAGTCCCGCGTCGtgaacggcgacggacggacCGATACCATCGCCGGCGCATccaacgcgagcggcgtcgcgcgcaaggtggtcgcccgcgcgagcggcggcgtcgaccgtcTCGCCGGAACCCCCgcctcgcaccgccgcggcgacggaaaCGAAAACGCGAGAGACGACGGGAAAAACGCGAGCAAgaccgccctcggcgacgacgtcagtCCCGCGCTGGTGCGGGGCAgagagggcgcgcgcgccgtcgtcgacggctcCGACCCCatcggcgtcaccgccgtgtTCATCGAGACCGATCGCGTCtcagccggcggcgcgttcgagacAATCTTCTGCGGATACGCCGACGGATCGATCCGCCGCTTTcaccgcccggcgccggcgtcggaaACCGTCGGAAACGCTCGCGGgaagacgacgcgcgcgggatggaccgagctcgacgccgttcaCGCGCCGGAGCCGTGGAACGACGCCGCAGGGTCGGTTCGTATCATCAAACGCGTCGGTTCGGGTCGCGCGGGAaaagccgacgacgagggcgggggcgggcggctcttcgccgcgttcgacaaCGGCTCGTGGGTGCGGTTCGAGATGACCCGGGGTCAGTGGCGACTCGTCGAGACCCCGGTGCTCGGCCCGCATCCGGATTTCGCCAACGCCTTTCGCCTGCGACCGCAACTCCGGGGTAACAAGTGGGTCAGCAAACGAGCGCGGTGCCTCGCGATGTGCCACGTGGACACGCGAGACGgcaccgacggcgtcctTTACCTGTCCTCGCCCGTGCACGGGGAGCACTGCGTGTACCGATGGGAGATTCCCCGGGCCGTgtgcgacgtcgtcgcggaggcggaggcggaggcgaatgcgtccgcgtccgtcgaacCCCCTTCGACGCCGGAACATAAGAcggcggtgggcgacgtCACTCAATGCGCTCCGGCGAAGGAACCCTCCGTCGCTACAGCAGACGACCCGGGCGCGTGGGAGAGGTTCAAGCTCGACGTGtggggcgtcgcgacgaagaTGGACCGCCACgctgacgccgtcgccgccatcgccccCTTCCCGGCGCTCGGccccgacgcgtgcgtcaccGGCGGGAACGACGGACTCGTCTGCGTGTGGTCCAACGTTTTGAACACGCGCGTGGGGGGCGAAACCGGCGACtcgcacgacgcgccgcTGTATCCCGCGTGCGCCGTGAACGCGTCAGCCGCGGTGCGAGCCATCGCGGTCGcacccgacgcgtccaccgtgTTCACCGCCGGGTCCGATCGCAACGTCCAGGCGTGGGCGGTGCACCGAAAGCACCGGAAAggccacggcgcggacgtgcgaCTGGTGTACACGCGGTCGTTCGCGGGGGGGCACGAGGGtttcgtcaccgcgctcgcggttcTCCCGggccggggcgccgccggacaGCGCAGCAGGTGCGACTTTCTGTTGTCCGGGAGCGAGGGCGGGACGAAGGGCGATTTGTTCGTTccaggcgacggcggcgtcaaggtttggcgcgtcgccgacggcgccgaggtacAAACCGCGGATACCATGAAAAAGGAAGGGAcgtgcgaggcgctcgtcgtgcGAACggatcgcgacgggggcgcgatcggggtgctccgcgggggcggggacggcgcggtggtggagtGGGACGTGGAGTGGGGGGTGGGGAGCGGGAACCGCCGGGACTTTCCCCGCGGGTTCCTGACGCAGTGA
- a CDS encoding predicted protein, which produces MSDDEYTDDDSASDAPNDDGLDGKTLYEVLGVAKEATPTEIKKAYHRMALKLHPDKNPDDPDAAKRFQTLQKVYGVLGDTDKRKVYDETGRIDDAELSGDKFDSLYEYYRGVYRKVTEEDVDAFHDSYRGGDEERRDVVEAYVKFAGDMAKVFMWVMCSEESLDSHRFADIVEAAVADRVAPKFNAFQTWVKAIRKKPAPKDPLKKRSGRKLPKSGGKAKSGGAGGDGDGDGDGGNLMALIRARGASRAAAADDLFARLEAKYGHDDGKRKKKGGGKVSGATGVKNAGVAKKRGGK; this is translated from the coding sequence atgagcgacgacgagtacaccgacgacgactccgccTCGGATGCCCCCAACGACGATGGGCTCGACGGCAAGACCCTCTACgaggtcctcggcgtcgccaaggaggccACCCCGACCGAGATTAAGAAGGCGTACCACCGCATGGCGCTCAAGCTTCACCCCGACAAGAACCccgacgaccccgacgccgcgaagcggtTTCAGACCCTTCAGAAGGTCtacggcgtcctcggcgacacGGACAAGCGCAAGGTGTACGACGAGACCGGgcgcatcgacgacgccgagctcagCGGTGACAAGTTCGACTCCCTCTACGAGTACTACCGGGGCGTCTACAGGAAAgtcaccgaggaggacgtggacgcctTCCACGATTCgtaccgcggcggcgacgaggaacgtcgcgacgtcgtcgaggcgtaCGTCAAGTTCGCAGGGGACATGGCCAAGGTGTTCATGTGGGTGATGTGCAGCGAGGAGTCGTTGGACTCGCACAGGTTCGCGGACatcgtcgaagccgccgtcgccgatcgAGTCGCGCCAAAGTTTAACGCGTTCCAAACGTGGGTGAAGGCGATTCGGAAGAAGCCCGCGCCCAAGGATCCGCTCAAGAAGCGGTCGGGGAGGAAGCTGCCCAAAAGCGGTGGGAAGGCCAAAAGCGGGggtgcgggcggcgacggtgacggcgacggtgacggcgggAACCTGATGGCTCTGATCCGGGCCAGGGGAGCGTCAagggctgcggcggcggacgacctcttcgcgaggctcgaggcCAAGTACGGGCACGACGACGGAAagaggaagaagaaggggGGGGGCAAGGTATCCGGCGCGACCGGGGTGAAgaacgccggcgtcgcgaagaAGAGGGGAGGAAAGTGA
- a CDS encoding predicted protein translates to MTMIIFAILFVVPTFMHVSGYGQRLTDHLLDDAPRATPSAAAPLSIGPDPTSPAEKALNAAEDASSPAPAADQAPAADQAPAPKKSSWLPSIPSLKPSAGEPPVVLGPKHNRFTDSGIAFPLACSMQQALDGMMGAGKGNVAKGREYLPDIDFTKCRTHPDELDAVFARMFAVVPPVNTFDWCGGMQCKITMGKYTSKASEDWEKFVQTSKDDAPPPRAQAVFPKQERWGRYLDCAVDDAWNCMFGVTTPSKAPADEDALKTARNIWSQRSCIFDRSCGEPQSQYISKLLHGWMFRWSMPLNACTEGYRNACSNRVVSNINLPKSTKNRVFMSIHMRMGDACDRVEQKERMTSWEWEHGRGRPCIAPHGYDDAIERMSKKYGVTDILLASDQADAIAWAKEQKKHDVHWLDTDRSKLNHGSGWIENRMDIGKEETEGALEAIDFLAHGQVFLGNMGSFFSRAVYKQMIGRHNAVVPWTSIDGRPLDREWHEFLGRRRATRRALSVSD, encoded by the coding sequence ATGACGATGATCATCTTCGCGATCCTCTTCGTCGTGCCCACGTTCATGCACGTCAGCGGATACGGGCAGAGGCTGACGGACCacctgctcgacgacgcgccgcgcgccaccccgTCGGCCGCGGCTCCGTTGTCGATCGGCCCGGATCCAACCTCCCCCGCCGAGAAGGCActcaacgccgccgaggacgcatcgtcgcccgcgcccgccgcggaccaggcgcccgccgcggaccagGCGCCCGCCCCCAAGAAGTCGTCGTGGCTCCCGTCGATCCCGTCGCTCAAGCCATCCGCCGGCGAACCCCCCGTCGTGCTCGGTCCGAAGCACAACAGGTTCACCGATTCCGGCATCGCCTTCCCGCTCGCGTGCTCCATGCAGCAGGCCCTGGACGGCATGATGGGCGCTGGCAAGGGCAACGTCGCGAAGGGGCGAGAGTACCTCCCGGACATTGACTTCACCAAGTGTCGCACGCAcccggacgagctcgacgcggtgtTCGCGCGGATGTTCGCCGTGGTGCCGCCGGTGAACACGTTCGACTGGTGCGGCGGCATGCAGTGCAAGATCACCATGGGCAAGTACACCAGCAAAGCCTCGGAGGACTGGGAGAAGTTTGTGCAAACGTcgaaggacgacgccccgccccctCGCGCGCAGGCGGTGTTCCCGAAGCAGGAACGATGGGGCCGATACCTGGActgcgcggtggacgacgcgtggaACTGCATGTTCggggtgacgacgccgtcgaaggcgcccgcggacgaggacgccctGAAGACGGCCAGGAACATCTGGTCGCAGCGCTCCTGCATCTTTGACAGGTCGTGCGGCGAGCCCCAATCTCAGTACATCTCGAAGCTGCTCCACGGGTGGATGTTCCGCTGGTCCATGCCCCTCAACGCGTGCACGGAGGGATACAGGAACGCGTGCAGCAACCGCGTGGTGTCCAACATCAACCTCCCGAAGAGCACCAAAAACAGGGTGTTCATGTCGATTCACATGCGGAtgggcgacgcgtgcgaccgCGTGGAGCAGAAGGAGCGGATGACGTCGTGGGAGTGGGAACACGGGCGGGGAAGGCCTTGCATCGCCCCGCACGGatacgacgacgcgatcgagcgcATGTCGAAGAAGTACGGGGTGACGGACATCTTGCTCGCTTCGGACCAGGCGGATGCCATCGCGTGGGCCAAGGAGCAGAAGAAGCACGACGTCCACTGGCTGGACACCGATCGGTCCAAGCTCAACCACGGCTCGGGTTGGATCGAGAACAGGATGGACATCGGCAAGGAAGAGAcggagggcgcgctcgaggcgatcgactTCCTCGCACACGGGCAGGTGTTCTTAGGGAACATGGGCTCGTTCTTCAGCCGAGCGGTGTACAAGCAGATGATCGGGCGGCACAACGCGGTGgtgccgtggacgtcgatcGACGGCCGGCCGCTGGACAGGGAGTGGCACGAGTTCCTCGgcaggaggcgcgcgacgcgaagggcaCTCAGCGTCTCCGACTGA
- a CDS encoding ligase/ankyrin repeat fused protein, which translates to MRQGPALGGVGPFRLPTRGPDGQLEIHRPNCLCCIGPPDDAFERSCAAVVALRIEGVGPAEAERFVRLCTRAGGGDATPLSKGKLKAACKSVRSKASGAPPLDLATVELMQRKVLECYGIVRWSYGELWSVASSAAAEVRRALEGVDAPRLSDMQDLDGLSPTVGLLVEDGVELPVAILAILLAGAAVVPIGATDPPARIKDVLDDAGCSVEIASDRAGDGGATQRLREAWAKAGRADFKVIPAASLLSNESREISREAHTYDYQTPPPAFPANKLSHVFFTSGSTGRPKGCLATHGGLSLYCDEKNQSLGVGDDSVVLVASPHSFDPSLGDFLGAWRAGCVAATAPRSHLFASMGACLAASGATHVLTTPSMLSTIEPATEVDPSGEETLPNLPNLRVVALGGEPMPEALARAWLPAVQRLVNGYGVTECTVYQAFRDVTSVETRRAVGGVLAGCDMLLAKDPGDDPSDLLDERRDPDGTLAEVWFAGPLVGLGYANAPTLTTERYFVNADDGRRFFRTGDVCRLVRRDGQPAFVEIVGRRDSQVKINGQRVELGEVEAAVCASAPGLVAECAVSTPRLDAAEPRSKAIVAWCVPPQSGGRRSKTLENAQPPTPEDAGGGREPFSALRADALRWLVASRVPPHMVPSRFGVARFGLPTTASGKAARSVVAKWGAPPLPNRDAMFEGEGSTAGERGEETEAAGKSGFEPVTSEETRALDAFARVVASAWSTELGSEVTLTSRFAELGGDSVAALRVCQAIAASFADDDASQGHAGASMNGRMGGTFGEALVGALAPSRVLVGAGSLSLAAHVRGLRSAAIVGELGTRAATLARGDSDDEASGVATERAEDGDGDGESAPEGDERTEEGASLLRRAAFEGDAVVVEQLLDAGVDVEGAVGVPSRVPSSTPLHIACGGGSRDRDGRAAAALLSRGASPRARNRRGQTAFIVAAARGPNSLLAQILERGGDAGAADDDGQTALHVAARAGAPASVVAAVAAAADGAPSPITTQKNAQKNARNDKSKGPKANARNDKSRGEQARRYGGKVAAVDRVDAWGRTPLHWAAVNGHRAACVALLDAGASASAVDDAGETPTDAAERRALCSARERPDGARASTWGDIATLLGGSGRTKHLKAQLAARASKGT; encoded by the exons ATGCGCCAGGGCCCCGCCCTCGGAGGCGTCGGTCCGTTTCGTCTGCCGACCCGAGGCCCGGACGGTCAGCTGGAGATCCACAGGCCCAACTGCCTGTGCTGCATCGGtccgcccgacgacgccttcgagcgctcctgcgccgccgtcgtcgccctgcgCATCGAAGGCGTGGGtcccgccgaggctgagagGTTCGTGCGGCtgtgcacgcgcgcgggcgggggagacgcgacgccgctgagCAAGGGTaagctcaaggcggcgtgTAAGAGCGTTCGATCCAAGGCGTCcggtgcgccgccgctggaTCTGGCCACCGTGGAGTTGATGCAACGGAAGGTGCTGGAGTGCTACGGA ATCGTCCGATGGTCGTACGGTGAGCTGTggtccgtcgcctcctctgcggccgccgaggttcgccgcgcgctcgagggcgtcgatgcgCCGAGACTATCCGATATGCAAGATCTCGACGGCCTGTCGCCGACGGTGGGGCTCCtggtcgaggacggcgtcgagttGCCCGTCGCCATCTTGGCCATCCTTTTGGCAGGCGCCGCCGTGGTCccgatcggcgcgacggatccgccggcgaggatcaAGGACGTCTTAGACGACGCGGGGTGTTCCGTGGAGATCGcgagcgaccgcgcgggcgacggcggggcgacACAAAGGCTGAGGGAGGCGTGGGCGAAGGCTGGACGCGCCGACTTTAAGgtcatccccgccgcgtctctCCTCTCGAACGAATCTCGCGAAATATCTCGTGAGGCCCATACGTACGACTACcagacgcccccgccggcgtttCCGGCGAACAAGCTCTCGCACGTGTTCTTCACCTCCGGCAGCACCGGTCGGCCGAAGGGGTGCCTCGCCACGCACGGCGGACTGTCCCTGTACTGCGACGAGAAGAACCAGTcgcttggcgtcggcgacgactcgGTTGTTttggtcgcgtcgccgcactCGTTTGATCCCTCGCTCGGGGACTTTCTGGGAGCCTGGCGAGccgggtgcgtcgccgcgacggcgccgcggtcgcacctgttcgcgtcgatgggcgcgtgcctcgcggcgagcggcgcgacgcacgtgCTCACGACGCCGTCCATGCTGTCCACGATCGAACCGGCGACTGAAGTTGATCCATCCGGCGAAGAGACTTTGCCGAACCTGCCGAACCTGCGAGTGGTGGCGTTGGGGGGCGAGCCCAtgcccgaggcgctcgcgcgcgcgtggttACCCGCGGTGCAAAGGTTGGTGAACGGCTACGGCGTGACCGAGTGCACGGTGTACCAGGCGTTTCGCGACGTGACGTCCGTGGAGACGCGAagagccgtcggcggtgtATTGGCCGGGTGCGACATGCTCCTCGCCAAAgatcccggcgacgacccgagcgatctcctcgacgagcgacgcgaccccGACGGGACCCTCGCGGAGGTTTGGTTCGCGGGCCCGCTCGTGGGTTTGGGGTACGCCAACGCACCGACGCTGACGACGGAACGGTACTTCGTaaacgccgacgacggacgacgtTTCTTTCGGACGGGCGACGTGTGCAGACTGGTTCGACGAGACGGACAACCGGCGTTTGTGGAGATTGTCGGTCGCCGGGACTCGCAGGTGAAGATCAACGGCCAGCGcgtggagctcggcgaggtggaggcggcggtgtgcGCTTCGGCTCCCGGGTTGGTTGCCGAGTGCGCGGtttcgacgccgaggctcgacgcggcggaaccGCGATCGaaggcgatcgtcgcgtgGTGCGTTCCCCCGCAGAGCGGCGGCCGACGCTCGAAAACGCTCGAAAACGcccagccgccgacgcccgaagacgcgggcggggggcgggaacCCTTCAGCGCGTTGAGAGCCGACGCGCTTCGAtggctcgtcgcgtcgcgcgttccgcCGCACATGGTTCCCTCCCggttcggcgtcgcgcggttcggtttgccgacgacggcgtccggtaaggcggcgaggtccgtcGTGGCAAAGTGGGGAGCGCCCCCGCTACCGAACAGGGACGCGATGTTCGAGGGGGAAGGAAGCACGGCGGGTGAAAGAGGGGAagagacggaggcggcggggaagaGCGGATTCGAACCGGTCACCTcggaggagacgcgcgccctcgacgcgttcgccagggtcgtcgcgtcggcgtggtcCACGGAGCTGGGCTCTGAGGTTACGTTAACGTCGCGCTTCGCCGaactcggcggcgattcagtcgccgccctgcgcgtcTGCcaggccatcgccgcctccttcgcggacgacgacgcgtcacAGGGGCACGCCGGGGCCTCGATGAACGGACGAATGGGAGGGACGTTCggggaggcgctcgtcggcgcgctcgcgccgtcgagggtcctcgtcggagccgGTTCGCtttccctcgcggcgcacgtccgAGGTCtgaggtccgcggcgatcgtcgggGAGCTGGgtacgcgcgccgcgacgctcgcgcggggcgattCGGACGACGAAGCGAGTGGTGTCGCGACGGAACGCGCtgaggacggggacggggacggggagtcGGCACCCGAGGGGGACGAGCGaacggaggagggcgcgtcgttgcttcgtcgcgcggcgtttgagggcgacgccgtcgtcgtcgagcaactcctcgacgccggggttgacgtcgagggtgccgtcggggtgccgtcgagggtgccgtcgtcgacgccgcttcacatcgcgtgcggcgggggatcgagggaccgcgacgggcgcgccgcggcggcgctcctctcgAGGGGCGCGAGTCCTCGGGCGAGGAACCGACGGGGTCAGACGGCGTttatcgtcgccgccgcgaggggcccGAACTCGCTGCTGGCGCagatcctcgagcgcggcggcgacgcgggcgcggcggacgacgacggtcagACGGCgctgcacgtcgccgcgagggccggagcgcccgcgagcgtcgtcgccgccgtcgccgccgccgcggacggagCGCCTTCGCCGATTACGACGCAAAAAAACGCTCAAAAAAACGCGCGAAACGACAAGTCCAAAGGGCCGAAGGCGAACGCTCGAAACGACAAGTCCCGGGGGGAACAGGCGCGGAGGTACGGCGGgaaggtcgcggcggtggatcgTGTGGACGCGTGGGGCCGGACGCCGCTTCACTGGGCCGCGGTCAACGGGCACAgggccgcgtgcgtcgctttgctcgacgccggggcgagcgcgagcgcggtggacgacgcgggcgagaccccgacggacgccgcggagcgtcgcgcgctgtGCTCGGCGAGAGAGAGGCCGgacggggcgagggcgtccaccTGGGGGGACATAGCGACGCTCTTGGGGGGTTCGGGGCGGACCAAACATCTCAAGGCGcagctggcggcgcgcgcgagcaagGGCACATGA
- a CDS encoding predicted protein, giving the protein MPLPAHIQSRRDCLTFVVLGATGNLARRKLLPALFQLYLTGHLPPRARIVGVGRTELTDEQFHEFVAAAIRQASSIDDDAAAAADESLRATFDLCERWEAENPDAPRRNRLYYFAMPSELYPPVANAVHRGGRAVDGGWTRLVLEKPFGSDAVSAAALNRHLAKAWKENSLYRIDRYLGKEVIDNLLVMRFANRLLTPIWNRDNIANVQIIHKEPFGAISDYFDRHGIIRDVLQNHLLQILAVLAMDRPVSLDPEDIRDAKLKVLRQVDRVDVEHRVVAGQYVAHEGKLGYKDNPSVAADSRAPTFAMIVLNIRNERWDGVPFILKAGKALNEKRSEIRIQLRQTPGDIFGDQPAADQNAYAGPNEFVLRLQPHEEMYMKLTIKEPGLGVQPVPSEMELSGRWRAEQLRKEAAGEAPRRAYERLLLDAVHGHQAHFVRGDELEAAWSIVDPVNAAIARGDVPLHEYPFGTRGPTQADALRAAVGHVAFVVPRDGVHLSSADDLASYDFSPKYASVPVGDVWGRAMDTGPGLMPPTHPA; this is encoded by the exons ATGCCGCTCCCGGCGCACATACAGTCCCGACGGGACTGCCTCACCTTCGTGGTGCTGGGGGCGACTGGCAATCTCGCGCGACGTAAATTGTTACCCGCGCTGTTCCAGCTGTACCTGACCGGGCACCTGCCCCCGCGGGCTAGGATCGTCGGCGTGGGAAGGACCGAGCTGACCGACGAGCAGTTCCACGAGTTCGTCGCGGCTGCGATACGCCAGGC CTCgagcatcgacgacgacgccgccgccgccgcggatgaatCCCTTCGCGCGACGTTCGACCTGTGCGAGCGTTGGGAGGCGGAGAatcccgacgcgccgcgccgcaaCCGCCTCTACTACTTCGCCATGCCGTCCGAGCTGTACCCTCCGGTGGCGAACGCGGTGCACCGCGGGGGCAGGGCCGTGGACGGGGGATGGACCCGTCTGGTGTTGGAGAAGCCCTTCGGATCCGACgccgtctcggcggcggcgctcaaccGCCACCTGGCCAAGGCGTGGAAAGAGAATTCGCTCTACCGCATCGACCGATACCTGGGCAAGGAGGTGATCGATAACCTGCTCGTCATGCGGTTCGCCAACCGGCTGCTGACGCCCATCTGGAACCGCGATAACATCGCGAACGTGCAGATCATCCACAAGGAACCGTTCGGCGCGATCAGCGACTACTTTGACAGGCACGGCAtcatccgcgacgtcctccaaAACCACCTGCTCCAAATcctcgccgtgctcgccATGGACAGACCGGTCAGTTTAGACCCGGAGGACATCAGGGACGCGAAGCTGAAGGTGCTGAGGCAGGTCGACAGGGTGGACGTCGAACACAGAGTCGTCGCCGGACAGTACGTCGCGCACGAGGGTAAGCTCGGGTACAAAGACAAccccagcgtcgccgccgattcCCGCGCGCCCACGTTCGCGATGATCGTCCTGAACATCAGGAACGAGCGCTGGGACGGCGTACCTTTCATCTTAAAGGCGGGCAAGGCTCTGAACGAGAAGCGGAGCGAGATTCGCATTCAGCTGAGGCAAACGCCGGGGGACATATTCGGCGACCAACCGGCGGCTGAC CAAAACGCGTACGCCGGTCCGAACGAATTTGTCCTCCGACTCCAACCCCACGAGGAGATGTACATGAAGCTCACGATCAAGGAGCCCGGGCTTGGGGTCCAACCCGTTCCGAGCGAGATGGAGCTCTCCggccggtggcgcgcggaGCAGCTCCGCAAGgaagccgcgggcgaggctcCCCGGCGAGCCTACGAGCGGCTCCTGCTAGACGCCGTGCACGGCCACCAGGCGCActtcgtccgcggcgacgagctcgaggcggcgtggTCCATCGTCGACCCGGtgaacgccgcgatcgcgcggggtGACGTGCCCCTGCACGAGTACCCCTTCGGCACGCGGGGGCCCACgcaggcggacgcgctgcgcgccgccgttggtCACGTTGCGTTTGTCGTCCCCAGAGACGGGGTGCACCTCAGCAGCGCGGATGACCTGGCGAGCTACGACTTCTCGCCAAAGTACGCGTCGGTGCCGGTTGGGGACGTGTGGGGCAGGGCGATGGACACCGGGCCGGGGTTGATGCCGCCGACGCACCCGGCGTGA
- a CDS encoding predicted protein, with protein sequence MLANLARRALARPCVVSASRVPVARRFSAEVEGEDGEKPSEVAIFMNAIGIEGHDEKFADLKALLHDTKTEKLKEFGMSVQQRKKLLSHVEKYKRGLWAPKELRR encoded by the coding sequence aTGCTGGCCAACTTGGCGAgacgcgccctcgcgcgaccGTGCGTCGTTTCCGCGTCTCGGGTTCCCGTCGCGAGGCGGTTCTCCGCGGAGGTTGAGGGCGAAGACGGGGAGAAGCCGAGCGAGGTGGCGATCTTCATGAACGCGATCGGCATCGAGGGGCACGACGAGAAGTTCGCCGACCTGAAGGCGCTGCTGCACGACACGAAGACggagaagctcaaggagTTTGGCATGAGCGTCCAGCAGCGGAAGAAGCTGCTGAGTCACGTGGAGAAGTACAAGCGCGGGCTGTGGGCGCCCAAAGAGCTCCGCCGTTAA
- a CDS encoding predicted protein, whose amino-acid sequence MTDSAEPTRVASMSGDEKAAALCDDVAASVHPDTEAVAQHCGQIERSAEDMLARLDELVAVLNKLREDSKEQREALTPALEAWASGLARDFAYLDSAEDTVEAVKGAVANVEHQLAQLESTEFRRARLADIEKARKGIEGLFQGWGGGQGSVEGGYWTSIGGGGDAKDPKR is encoded by the coding sequence ATGACCGACTCGGCGGAGcccacccgcgtcgcgtcgatgaGCGGAGacgagaaggccgccgcgctgtgcgacgacgtcgccgcgagcgtccatCCCGATACGGAAGCCGTGGCGCAACACTGCGGGCAGATCGAGCGGTCCGCCGAGGACatgctcgcgaggctcgacgagctcgtcgccgtgctcaACAAGCTCCGCGAGGACTCGAAGGAGCAGCGGGAGGCGCTGacgccggcgctcgaggcctGGGCGTCGGGCCTGGCGAGGGATTTTGCCTACCTCGACAGCGCGGAGGACACCGTCGAGGCGGTGAAGGGCGCGGTAGCGAACGTGGAGCACCAGCTCGCGCAGCTGGAGTCCACCGAGTTCAGGCGCGCGAGACTGGCGGACATCGAAAAGGCGAGGAAGGGGATCGAGGGGCTCTTCCAGgggtggggcggcggccaggggTCCGTCGAGGGCGGATACTGGACCTCGATcggggggggcggcgacgcgaaggatcCAAAGCGGTGA
- a CDS encoding predicted protein yields the protein MWGPTRVELVELVERPRRRPDSDDDDDECPARRLDAVAKHPRDAAADVPGLVARANVTFETVGDLSAVLARSSRVDSSVFAPTPDLSKSFIRSTPSLTSAATTFRRAAVTGDRGSARDFGRGLSTPGFSSRRAPFHPPRRRGAMRAPLNAPST from the coding sequence ATGTGGGGCCCGACGCGCGTTGAACTTGTTGAACTTGTTGAAcgcccgcgaaggaggcccgactcggatgacgacgacgacgaatgtcccgctcgccgcctggacgccgtcgcgaagcacccgcgcgacgccgccgcggacgtccccggcctcgtcgcgcgggcgaacgTCACGTTCGAGACGGTCGGGGACCTGAGCGCCGTTCTCGCGCGTTCTTCGCGCGTCGATTCGTCTGtgttcgcgccgacgccggattTGTCCAAGAGTTTCattcgctcgacgccgagcttgacctcggcggcgacgacctttcgccgggcggcggtcaCCGGGGACCGAGGCTCCGCGCGGGActtcgggcgcgggctctcgacgccggggttttcctcgcgacgagcgccgttccatccgccgaggaggcgcggggcgatgcgcgcgcccCTGAACGCTCCCTCGACGTGA